A stretch of Anaerobiospirillum thomasii DNA encodes these proteins:
- the recN gene encoding DNA repair protein RecN, with protein sequence MLEHLDVSNLALSSASHIDFYKGMACITGETGAGKSLIVDALSLVLGARADSLVIRDGMDKCQVSAIFSIKDNAALKARLTELELVNEDNEDELVLRRVIQRDGKSRAFVNSQSSTISVLKELAAYLVSIHGQHASIKLIDEKNQLKVLDSYAGLEKESADLQAAFNAYNVKRRELTALATLQKDEAALYKSLRHELEELNRLELGKGDYEELEKTFDSLVHREHLNSAVTLALGALDNDESNIIDILNARLSDLVRVENYAKGTIAPVIENLNNALSYLADAREMLSDIAGSSIAQSSIEIEQKMSKCHELSRRFGVAPSQLYLQREQLQQRIDDFLLLKDKINAKTAEVKALRDIYEKKSQELSDKRHEAAERMSLEVTDKIHTLAMPDGIFKVSIEVDNECKPRAEGRDNVSFIFCANRGQELRAIGDVASGGELSRLALAIEVLSLKQESCQTLIFDEVDTGISGRTASSVGDLLKTLGHKVQVITITHLPQVAAKATSHYLVAKFNSSDGVQSTIDLLDVDGRVDELARMMGGNVVTEDTLKSARSLLES encoded by the coding sequence ATGTTAGAGCATCTTGATGTAAGCAATCTGGCTCTTTCTAGTGCCTCACACATTGATTTTTACAAAGGTATGGCCTGTATTACAGGAGAGACCGGAGCTGGCAAATCACTTATTGTCGATGCTCTGTCTTTAGTGCTCGGCGCCAGGGCTGACTCTCTTGTCATACGTGATGGTATGGACAAATGCCAGGTCAGTGCCATTTTCTCTATCAAAGATAATGCAGCCTTAAAGGCAAGACTTACAGAGCTTGAGCTTGTAAATGAGGATAATGAAGATGAGCTGGTGCTGCGCCGTGTGATACAGCGCGATGGCAAATCAAGGGCTTTTGTCAACTCACAAAGCAGTACCATAAGTGTTCTAAAGGAGCTTGCTGCCTATCTTGTGTCAATACACGGACAACATGCTTCCATCAAGCTTATTGACGAGAAAAATCAGCTTAAGGTTTTAGACAGCTATGCAGGTTTAGAAAAGGAAAGTGCAGATCTTCAGGCTGCCTTTAATGCCTATAATGTCAAAAGACGTGAGCTTACAGCCCTTGCCACACTGCAAAAGGATGAGGCAGCTCTTTACAAATCGTTGCGTCATGAGCTTGAGGAGCTAAACCGCCTGGAGCTTGGTAAGGGCGATTATGAGGAGCTTGAAAAAACATTTGACTCACTGGTGCACAGAGAGCATTTAAACTCAGCTGTAACTTTGGCTCTGGGTGCGCTTGATAATGATGAGAGCAATATTATTGATATTTTAAATGCAAGACTCTCTGATCTGGTAAGAGTGGAGAATTATGCTAAAGGCACCATAGCTCCTGTAATTGAAAATCTTAACAATGCCTTATCCTATCTTGCCGATGCCAGGGAGATGCTTTCGGATATTGCTGGCAGCAGTATAGCTCAAAGCTCAATTGAAATTGAGCAGAAAATGTCCAAATGCCATGAGCTCTCACGCCGTTTTGGGGTGGCTCCTTCACAGCTGTATCTGCAAAGAGAGCAGCTGCAGCAGCGTATAGACGACTTTTTACTGCTAAAAGATAAAATCAACGCCAAGACAGCTGAGGTCAAAGCCCTGCGCGATATTTATGAAAAGAAGAGTCAGGAGCTTAGTGACAAAAGACATGAGGCTGCAGAGCGCATGTCACTTGAGGTTACAGACAAGATTCATACTCTGGCTATGCCAGATGGCATATTCAAGGTCAGCATTGAGGTGGATAATGAGTGCAAGCCGCGTGCCGAGGGCAGGGATAATGTAAGCTTTATCTTCTGTGCCAACAGAGGACAGGAGCTGCGTGCCATAGGTGATGTGGCCTCAGGCGGTGAGCTGTCCCGTCTGGCTCTTGCCATCGAGGTTTTAAGCCTCAAGCAGGAGAGCTGTCAGACTTTAATCTTTGATGAGGTCGATACAGGTATCTCAGGACGTACAGCCTCATCTGTAGGCGATCTTTTAAAGACCTTAGGCCACAAGGTACAGGTTATTACCATAACCCATCTGCCGCAGGTGGCTGCCAAGGCTACAAGCCACTATCTTGTTGCAAAATTCAACAGCTCTGATGGTGTGCAGTCTACAATAGATCTGCTCGATGTTGACGGTCGCGTGGATGAGCTGGCACGTATGATGGGTGGCAATGTGGTGACAGAGGATACTTTAAAGTCAGCTCGTTCACTGCTTGAGTCATAG
- a CDS encoding NAD(+)/NADH kinase: MLDKESKHKPIKSAIIVSKVYKRPVAGAIREIASFLQSLGVTAYLDQNTSVGFNIPEVPCISRKQMQNQDLIIVVGGDGSVLGAARTLVDLNVPVLGVNRGHLGLLTDVSPSQLHQALTSIVAGRYTKEMRMMLDVRVTRENEDGASELVGQSLATNETVIHSGMLAHMMVFSVSIDDNFMYSLRGDGIIVNTPTGSTAYSLSAGGPIIEPHLDVLSLVPMFPQSLNCSPIIIPGSSAVRIDFERPETPEWININCDGQVTIRGDTNCTVSICQHKTPLTLIHPEGYDYYSVLRQKLGWGQQLF; this comes from the coding sequence ATGTTGGATAAAGAAAGCAAGCACAAACCAATCAAGTCAGCCATTATTGTATCAAAAGTCTATAAGCGTCCTGTTGCAGGCGCCATACGCGAGATAGCTTCATTTTTACAGTCTTTAGGTGTTACAGCCTATCTTGATCAGAATACCTCTGTAGGTTTTAACATTCCTGAGGTACCATGCATTTCAAGAAAGCAGATGCAAAATCAGGATCTGATCATTGTTGTAGGCGGTGACGGCTCTGTACTTGGAGCTGCAAGAACACTTGTGGATCTTAATGTGCCAGTGCTTGGAGTCAACCGTGGCCATCTTGGACTTTTAACCGATGTGTCTCCTTCACAGCTGCATCAGGCTCTAACCTCCATTGTGGCAGGCCGTTATACCAAAGAAATGCGCATGATGCTTGATGTCAGAGTCACACGTGAGAATGAAGATGGTGCAAGTGAGCTTGTAGGACAGTCTCTTGCCACCAATGAAACCGTCATTCACTCAGGTATGCTGGCGCACATGATGGTGTTTTCTGTAAGCATTGATGATAATTTTATGTATTCACTGCGTGGTGATGGCATCATTGTCAATACACCTACAGGATCAACAGCATATTCACTCTCAGCAGGCGGTCCTATTATTGAGCCGCATCTTGATGTGCTGTCACTGGTGCCTATGTTCCCGCAGTCACTTAACTGCTCACCTATTATTATTCCAGGTTCATCTGCTGTAAGAATTGATTTTGAAAGACCTGAGACTCCTGAGTGGATCAATATCAACTGTGACGGTCAGGTTACCATACGCGGCGATACCAACTGCACCGTGTCCATCTGTCAGCACAAGACACCGCTGACTTTAATCCACCCTGAAGGTTATGACTATTACAGCGTGCTGCGCCAGAAACTAGGCTGGGGACAGCAGTTATTTTAA